AAAGCGACTGACCGGCTCAGGCCTTGCCGAGCCCGTAGCGACCCTCACTGACCCATGCGGATTTCTCCCAGCCACACTCGGGACAGGTGTCCTCGGTCCACTCGAATTCGGCACCACAGCGCTGACAGAGTGCGGTGTCGGGTTCGGTCCCGTGGGCCAGTCGTGGCTCGTCTTCGCCGGAAGTACTCTCGTCGCTCATGTAGTGGTGTTGGCAGGGGTCGGTAGTAAATGATGGGGTCCTCGTGGGGCCTAGAGATAGCCGAACAGCGCCATCCCGAGCCCCACCGCCCAGCCGGTGAGCCCGAGCGCGAGGAGTGCACGTCCCCGGGTGTCGCTGCGGGCCGCCCCTGCCGCGATCAGCCCGAGGGCGACGGTCAACCCGATCCGGTGGAGGAACAGCTCGATGGGAACCGCGGCGACTCCGAGCCCGGCGAAGTCCATCACGAACGCCGCCCCGAGACCGACGAGAGTGAAACCGAAGGCGGGCAGGGGTTCGAGCGACCGCCCGAGCAGGCCGACGATCCGCTGGAGGCCCACCAATCGGCCCGCGGCCTCGAACGGCCGGGCGAGGACGACCGCCACGATCGGCAGCCCGACGACCAGAACGGGATAGAGTACGGCGACGAACGTCTTCGGGGAAAGCAGGGGCACGGTCGCCTCCAGGAAGAGGCCGGCGCTTCGCACCCCGAGGTACAGCCCGCCGAGCGCCGCCGCAAGGACGAACCCCCGCGTGTTCGCGAGCGTCCACCCGAGCAGACGACGGGTCTCGCCGTACACCGCCCGGCGGGTCTCCCGGGTGAGGATGCCGATCAGTCCGAGAATCGCCACGCCGGTGCCCGAGGGAGCGCTCTCGAGTTCGATTACCGACAGCCAGCCGTCGCTGCCGCCCTCGTCGATCCCGTGGTGCTCACGGCGGACCTCCTCGACGTAGGGCTGGCCGATGAACTCCGATTCGAGGTCGTTTCGCGAGCTCTGCGTGCCGGTCACGGTGTGACGGAGGCGAAACCAGTCCCAGTACTCCTGATGGGTCTGGATCGCGGTCCAGTCGTCGCTCCGGGTCGTGTACGCGCGGATGTGGTGGCGGCTGCCGAGGTAGGTCCCCGCGTGGAGCTGATAGCCCTCGTCGATCCAGACGCCCCCGCCGCCGTGGGGCCCCGTGTCGACGTAGGTGTAGCGGGTCGAGCCGTGGGCGTCGTCCCAGTCGACCCCGCCGTCCTCGACGCTCACCTCGTAGGTTTCGGCTTCGACCGCCTCCTCGTCGGGGTCGGTCTCCTCCCATTCGAGTTCGGTTCGGTCGTCGAGCGCCTGCCGGACCCGGTCGTCCGAGCCGTGGACGATCATGTTGATCGCCAGCGTCCGCCCGTCGGCGCCCCGCTCGCGGCTGGTATACGGCCAGAGGTAACTGCCCCCTTCGGCGGGCTGGACGAGCCGCTCGCGCTCGAGCTTCTCCCGGTCGGTCGGCCCGCCCGTCAGGACCCCGAGCCCGCCGGCCACGAGGTAGCTGGCGACGAGCACGACCAGCCCGAGCAAAAGGAGCCGACGCCGGTTCATTGACGCTCCGTCGAATACCAGAGACGATGGATAAGCGTTGTGGTTCGTTTCGGTCGATCGCCGGACGGCTATCGGTCGCCGTGCTGAGGCAATCGCTGGGCGTCGGTGGCGTCGGTAGAAGGGTTGACCAGGAGGCTGGAGGGCCGAGGAACGGCCAGAGACCGGTCCCCATCGCCTGCCAGCTGCCGGCACTCGTGTCTCCGTCCGTGATAGTGGTGGTCCTTCCGGTAGATGATTCCGGTCAAAGAGACATGCGAGAAAAAGAGCGCTCGCCTCCGTTTCGCTCTGCCGTCCCGCCGGAGGGTGGTATCGCTGCCGCCCACTCTATCTATGGAACGATACGTTCTCCCGGGAGCGAATCGATCGGCGAGACGCCGCGGGTCGCGACCGGGAGTCAGTGATCGCTCTCGTGGGGGTTCGGTTCGACGCCGTAGTTCGCGGCGTGTTCGGTGTACTCGATAAACCGGGGCGCGTCGGGGTCGAACGGGCGTTCGAGCGACTCGAACGCCTGCTTCTTGTCCCAGCCCTGCAGTTTTCCGACTGCCGAGCGGTCCTCCAGGTCGTGATACTCGAGGTCCGGTTCCGTGAGTTCCCAGGCGTCCATCCCACGCTCGGTGCGGACGATCACGCTCGAGTACTCGTCGCTCGATCCCACAGAGCCGACGGTCAGATCCGCACAGTAGCCCGTGAAGTCCGCACACTCGTTGCAGCCCTTGAGGGTGGCGTCGTGGAACTCCGTGACGTCCTCGCGCAGGAGCAACTCGCCCTCGTGATCGTAGACGATCATGTCGCCGTGGAGTACGTCCATCTTCCCGATCTCGTCGGGGGAGATCCCACGCTTTTCTTCCAACTGCTCGCCGATGAGTCGGTGGTAGTTGAAGTTCTTCGTACACATCAGCGCGATCGTGTAGTCGATCGCGCGGACCCCTTCGTCCTGACCGCCGTACTCCCATTCGAACTCCTGTAGGGCGCGGATTCCCTCGATCTCACAGGGCGTGCCCACCATCGCGAGCGAGATGTCCTCCGGGTCCTTCTCGGGGAGTTTGTGCTCCCACTGGTCGAGGTCGAGGTTCCCGAGCGCCATCGTCTGGTTGTAGAAACTCCCCGCGTTGGCAATGACGTCCTCGGGAGTGGTCGCGAGGAAGCTTTCTGCCTTCCAGGGCTCCTCGTCTGACTCGGTCGCGATCAGCGCGCCGTCGATCTCACCCTTTTCCAGAAGCGTCGAGAGCACGCCCGTGACGACGCCGCCGTCCTGGGCGCCGTCGGTCCAGTCATCCTCGATGCGCGCGGAGAACTCCGTGATGGGGTCGCCCGCGCCCTTCACGTTGTCCTCGCCGCCCGTAACCACCCACTGGCGCTCGTAGCGCAGTCCCCCGCGGGGACAGAAGTCCCAGCACAGCGAACAGCCCGTACACATCTTGACGAGTTCGGGCAGGTCGTCGTCGCCGATCCCGATCGAATCGGAGGGACAGGCCGCAACGCAGGTCCCACACTGGATGCACCGCCCGTCGTCGATAACGGCCGTATCGAGCTCCATGAACCAGGTCTTCTCGTCGGGCGTCTCGATGTCGTTCATCTCCGAGCGGATCGAATCGGACGGGGTGTCGAGGTCGACACCCGCCGGGACGTTCACGCGCTCGGCCGGGTCGTCCTCTAGAGTCTGGCTCGTCCCCTCGCTCGGCGTCGTGAACTGCAGGTCCCCGAGGCGTCCATCAGGGCCGACGTTGACCGCGCCGCCACTACCGTCGGCGGCCACTTTCGAACCACCGCCACAGCTGCCATCCCCGCAGCCACAGTCGTCGACAGCGCGCTCCGTGGTCGTTTCGACCCCGCTCTCGTCGGCTCGCCGATAGCGGATCGGCTTCGCGTCGGGGTCGGTTCCCGTCGGGTTGCGTGGCCCGCTCGTCGGCGGGACGCTCGTTCCCGGGGTATCGGAATCGGGCACGCGGGGGAGCGGGCGCTCAGTCATCGGCGGCCACCCCCTTCGAGACGGGCGCATCCGCACCCTGCATCACCGCCCGCAGGCGGTCGTTCTCGACCTGCCGCGTCCACTCGTAGAAGCGCTCCCCGTCCTCGCGTTCCTCGGCGTACGCCGAAAAGAGCGTTTCGAGCGCGGGAATGACGGCATCGGCAGGAACGGCCGTCTCCACCCAATCGAGAAACGCGTTGTCGGTGCCGAGACTCCCCCCGAGGCCGAAGTCCATGCCCTCGACGATGTCGTCGGCATCTCCGTCGCCATCCGTGTCCAGTTGCACGGTCTCGCCGCGGAAGCCGATGTCCGCGATCTGGGGCTGGGCACACGAGGCCGAACAGCCGCTCATGTGCATTCGCACCACCTCGAGGTCCTCGGGCGTCTCGATGCGCTCGTCGAGTTCGCGTGCCCACCGCCTGACGCGGTTTTTCGTCTCGATGATGCCGTAGTTACAGAACTCGCTGCCGGTGCAGCCGACCGCCCCCCGCGAGAACGGGCCGGGATCGGGCTGGTAGTCGGCGGCGAAGGGTTCGTTGAGTAGGTCCTCGACGTTCTCCGCGGGGATATGGGTGATGAGGAAGTTCTGATCCGTAGCCAGCCGGACCGAACTCTCCTCGGTGCCGTACTCGCGGGCGGCGCGGGCGGCTGCGGCGAACTCCTCGCCGCCCATTCGTCCGGCGATCACGTTGAACCCGACGTAGTTCAATCCGGGCTCTCGCTGGTCGTGGACGCCGACGTGATCGCCCCGGTAGCCCTCGGTGAGGCCCTCG
The DNA window shown above is from Halalkalicoccus jeotgali B3 and carries:
- a CDS encoding Coenzyme F420 hydrogenase/dehydrogenase, beta subunit C-terminal domain; its protein translation is MTERPLPRVPDSDTPGTSVPPTSGPRNPTGTDPDAKPIRYRRADESGVETTTERAVDDCGCGDGSCGGGSKVAADGSGGAVNVGPDGRLGDLQFTTPSEGTSQTLEDDPAERVNVPAGVDLDTPSDSIRSEMNDIETPDEKTWFMELDTAVIDDGRCIQCGTCVAACPSDSIGIGDDDLPELVKMCTGCSLCWDFCPRGGLRYERQWVVTGGEDNVKGAGDPITEFSARIEDDWTDGAQDGGVVTGVLSTLLEKGEIDGALIATESDEEPWKAESFLATTPEDVIANAGSFYNQTMALGNLDLDQWEHKLPEKDPEDISLAMVGTPCEIEGIRALQEFEWEYGGQDEGVRAIDYTIALMCTKNFNYHRLIGEQLEEKRGISPDEIGKMDVLHGDMIVYDHEGELLLREDVTEFHDATLKGCNECADFTGYCADLTVGSVGSSDEYSSVIVRTERGMDAWELTEPDLEYHDLEDRSAVGKLQGWDKKQAFESLERPFDPDAPRFIEYTEHAANYGVEPNPHESDH